In a genomic window of Gadus chalcogrammus isolate NIFS_2021 chromosome 17, NIFS_Gcha_1.0, whole genome shotgun sequence:
- the LOC130370434 gene encoding platelet glycoprotein Ib alpha chain — protein sequence MQGFCPLLLLLSYVSVFRVLVSVVTAVELPRGRGDSKPGSPAGCHSDRDKDDRPRKNCTAGGFSNIPSGLEPTTEVLLLPINQLSSLSWSDYRMFPKIYEIDLTSNQIHALSDISEGGLKTLRVLRLGSNGLEVLADGCFSPFPFLAELYLPHNSLVSLPDDVFRDLTKLQILDLSSNRIKVLPPHIIYPLEDIKTLYLENNKIQAIPDGWFSVQDMGIPYLYLSANPWRCSCALGYLHDYLLDFETSVYVRNETDLTPRPESVVCHSPGRLQGRAVFYLKADDLCPPIITTALTAPPTTAAPTTTAAPTPTTTTAAPTTTTAAPTTTAAPTTTTTIAAPTTTTAPTTTTTDPTTTTAPTTTTTAITTSAPTTTTPTTTTASTTPPAPTLLLRWVSSTEYPAAAVGSSGGIATSTTAPMPNTTVATAAMATAAVPTEVGGFQPGARRGGGVRAYCAWLFAGCVLLCALSLACTALSTAWLVLWCRRAHGAPLRDAPREKRGGGGRRQEEIACRLAGAGGGAGGGVLGARYSVVLREEREGGEGAARDWVVGGWAVTPGTGAVRSSWGEWLTHYLPNMPWGAAMPSDGAPAE from the exons ATGCAGGGGTTttgtcctctgctcctcctgctctcttaTGTCTCTGTGTTTAGGGTTCTTGTCTCCGTGGTTACAGCTGTGGAGCTCCCGAGG GGGCGTGGTGACAGCAAACCTGGGAGCCCGGCAG GTTGCCATAGTGACAGGGATAAGGATGACCGTCCACGCAAGAACTGCACAGCTGGAGGATTCAGCAACATCCCCTccggactcgaacccacaaccgaG GTGCTGCTGCTTCCTATCAACCAGCTGTCGTCTCTATCTTGGTCCGATTACAGGATGTTCCCCAAAATCTACGAGATCGACCTAACATCTAACCAG atcCATGCTCTCTCTGACATTTCTGAGGGGGGTCTGAAGACTCTGAGGGTTCTACGTCTGGGTTCAAACGGTTTGGAAGTTCTGGCAGACGGATgtttctcccccttccccttcctggCGGAACTCTACCTCCCCCACAACTCCCTTGTCTCCCTCCCAGACGACGTCTTTAGGGATCTCACCAAGCTGCAG ATCCTGGATCTGTCGTCCAATAGGATCAAAGTTCTTCCTCCACATATCATCTACCCCCTCGAGGACATAAAGACGCTTTACCTAGAAAACAacaag ATCCAGGCGATTCCAGATGGCTGGTTCAGCGTACAGGACATGGGAATCCCCTATCTGTACCTCTCGGCCAATCCGTGGCGCTGCTCCTGTGCCCTTGGCTACCTGCACGATTACCTTCTAGACTTCGAAACCTCTGTGTATGTGAGAAACGAGACGGACCTCACCCCAAGGCCAGAGAGTGTG gtgtgtcaCTCTCCTGGGAGGCTGCAGGGGAGAGCTGTGTTCTACCTGAAGGCTGATGACCTCTGCCCCCCTATTATTACTACTGCCCTTACTGCCCCCCCTACTACTGCTgctcctactactactgctgctcctactcctactactactactgctgctcctactactactactgctgctcctactactactgctgctcctactactactactactattgctgctcctactactactactgctcctactactactactactgatcctactactaccactgctcctactactactactactgctattacTACTTCtgctcctactactactactcctactactaccACTGCTTCTactactcctcctgctcctacTCTGCTCCTCCGATGGGTGAGCAGCACAGAGTATCCCGCGGCTGCCGTCGGTAGCTCCGGTGGTATCGCCACATCGACGACCGCCCCGATGCCCAACACCACCGTGGCGACGGCCGCCATGGCAACGGCCGCCGTACCGACCGAGGTCGGAGGGTTCCAGCCGGGGGCCagacgcggcggcggcgtgcgtGCGTACTGCGCCTGGCTGTTTGCGGGGTGCGTGTTGCTGTGCGCGCTGTCGCTGGCGTGCACGGCGCTGTCCACGGCGTGGCTGGTCCTGTGGTGCCGCCGGGCGCACGGAGCCCCCCTCAGAGACGCAccgagggagaagaggggaggggggggacgaaG GCAGGAAGAGATAGCGTGTCGGCTGGccggggcgggtgggggggcgggtgggggggtgctCGGGGCTCGCTACAGCGTTGtgctgagggaggagagggagggaggggagggtgcggCGAGGGactgggtggtggggggctgggCGGTGACTCCGGGCACAGGAGCCGTCAGGAGCAGCTGGGGGGAGTGGCTTACTCATTATCTACCCAACATGCCTTGGGGCGCGGCCATGCCCTCGGACGGCGCTCCGGCGGAGTGA
- the psmb6 gene encoding proteasome subunit beta type-6, translating into MAAAATMMFGQEQMVSSNNDMAPDWTSKEVSTGTTIMAVEYDGGVVVGADSRTTTGAYIANRVTDKLTPIHDRIFCCRSGSAADTQAIADMVTYQLGFHSIELDELPKVETAANLFKASCYRYREELTAGIIVAGWDKRRGGQVYSVPIGGMCVRQQVSIGGSGSSYIYGFMDANYKPGMTKEQCMELVTNAVSLAMERDGSSGGVVRLAAISESGVERRVVLGGQLPKFFTH; encoded by the exons ATGGCGGCAGCAGCAACTATGATGTTCGGCCAGGAGCAAATGGTCTCCTCTAATAACGACATGGCTCCGGACTGGACCAGCAAGGAAGTCAGCACTGGG ACCACTATCATGGCTGTGGAGTATGATGGAGGCGTAGTGGTCGGAGCCGACTCACGTACTACGACAGG GGCGTACATCGCTAACAGAGTGACTGATAAGCTGACTCCTATCCACGACCGCATCTTCTGCTGCAG GTCTGGATCAGCTGCTGACACCCAGGCCATCGCTGATATGGTCACCTACCAGCTGGGCttccacag CATTGAGCTGGACGAGCTGCCAAAGGTGGAGACCGCTGCCAACCTGTTCAAAGCTAGCTGCTACCGCTACCGAGAGGAGCTAACAGCCGGCATCATTGTGGCCGGATGGGACAAGAGGCGCGGTGGACAG gtgtactCTGTGCCTATTGGAGGCATGTGTGTGAGGCAGCAGGTGTCTATCGGAGGCAGCGGCAGCTCCTACATCTACGGCTTCATGGACGCCAACTACAAGCCTGGGATGACCAAAGAACAGTGCATGGAGTTGGTCACCAATG cggTCAGCCTGGCGATGGAGCGTGATGGATCCAGCGGGGGCGTGGTCAGACTGGCGGCCATCTCTGAGAGCGGAGTGGAGCGCCGTGTCGTCCTGGGCGGCCAGCTGCCCAAGTTCttcacacactga
- the trappc1 gene encoding trafficking protein particle complex subunit 1 isoform X1, giving the protein MFQMTVHNLYIFDRNGACLHYSEWNRKKQAGISKQEEFKLMYGMLFSIRSFVSKMSPLDMREGFQCFQTSRYKLHFYETPTGLKFIMNTDLSVPNARETLHQIYSTLYVDYIVKNPLCSLGDPLQSNLFSARLDTFIKNLPYFNPRAA; this is encoded by the exons ATGTTTCAGATGACTGTTCATAACCTGTACATATTCGACCGCAACGGGGCGTGTCTTCACTACAGCGAATGGAACCGTAAGAAGCAGGCTGGGATATCCAAACAAGAG GAGTTTAAACTGATGTATGGGATGCTGTTTTCCATCCGTTCCTTCGTCAGCAAGATGTCTCCTCTGGATAT GAGGGAAGGGTTCCAGTGCTTTCAGACCAGCCGGTATAAACTGCACTTCTATGAGACGCCAACAGGCCTCAAGTTCATCATGAACACTGACCTGTCTGTTCCCAACGCAAGGGAGACGCTGCACCAGATATACagcacg ctctatGTGGACTACATAGTGAAGAACCCTCTGTGTTCTCTGGGAGACCCCCTGCAGAGCAACCTCTTCTCCGCCCGCCTCGACACCTTCATCAAGAACCTGCCCTACTTCAACCCTAGAGCGGCTtag
- the trappc1 gene encoding trafficking protein particle complex subunit 1 isoform X2 has protein sequence MTVHNLYIFDRNGACLHYSEWNRKKQAGISKQEEFKLMYGMLFSIRSFVSKMSPLDMREGFQCFQTSRYKLHFYETPTGLKFIMNTDLSVPNARETLHQIYSTLYVDYIVKNPLCSLGDPLQSNLFSARLDTFIKNLPYFNPRAA, from the exons ATGACTGTTCATAACCTGTACATATTCGACCGCAACGGGGCGTGTCTTCACTACAGCGAATGGAACCGTAAGAAGCAGGCTGGGATATCCAAACAAGAG GAGTTTAAACTGATGTATGGGATGCTGTTTTCCATCCGTTCCTTCGTCAGCAAGATGTCTCCTCTGGATAT GAGGGAAGGGTTCCAGTGCTTTCAGACCAGCCGGTATAAACTGCACTTCTATGAGACGCCAACAGGCCTCAAGTTCATCATGAACACTGACCTGTCTGTTCCCAACGCAAGGGAGACGCTGCACCAGATATACagcacg ctctatGTGGACTACATAGTGAAGAACCCTCTGTGTTCTCTGGGAGACCCCCTGCAGAGCAACCTCTTCTCCGCCCGCCTCGACACCTTCATCAAGAACCTGCCCTACTTCAACCCTAGAGCGGCTtag
- the slc25a11 gene encoding mitochondrial 2-oxoglutarate/malate carrier protein: MADTKPKTSPKAIKFLFGGLAGMGATVFVQPLDLVKNRMQLSGQGSKAREYKTSFHALVSILKNEGVGGIYTGLSAGLLRQATYTTTRLGIYTILFEKMTRPDGTPPSFIMKALIGMTAGAIGAFVGTPAEVALIRMTADGRLPADQKRGYSNVFNALARITKEEGVTTLWRGCVPTMARAVVVNAAQLASYSQTKQGLLDSGYFGDDILCHFCASMISGLVTTAASMPVDIVKTRIQSMRMIDGKPEYKNGLEVLGKVIRNEGFFSLWKGFTPYYARLGPHTVLTFIFLEQMNKLYKQHVLER; this comes from the exons ATGGCGGACACCAAACCCAAGACCTCTCCGAAGGCAATCAAGTTCCTGTTCGGGGGGCTAGCTGG GATGGGAGCTACAGTGTTCGTTCAGCCTCTGGACCTGGTGAAGAACCGGATGCAGCTCAGTGGCCAGGGTTCCAAAGCCAGAGAATACAAGACCAGCTTCCACGCTCTGGTCTCCATCCTGAAGAAcgagggggttgggggtatCTACACCGG cttGTCCGCAGGGCTGCTACGTCAggccacctacaccaccaccaggttAGGGATCTACACCATCCTCTTTGAGAAGATGACCAGACCAGATGGTACTCCACCCAGCTTCATcatgaag GCCCTGATCGGTATGACCGCGGGAGCGATCGGTGCCTTCGTCGGGACGCCGGCTGAGGTGGCGCTGATCCGCATGACTGCCGACGGacg tctCCCTGCAGACCAGAAGAGAGGGTACAGTAACGTCTTCAACGCCTTGGCCCGGATCACCAAGGAGGAGGGAGTCACCACTCTATGGAGG GGCTGTGTTCCCACCATGGCCAGGGCGGTAGTGGTGAATGCTGCTCAACTGGCCTCCTACTCTCAAACCAAACAGGGTCTGCTAGACTCAg gtTATTTTGGTGATGATATTTTGTGTCATTTCTGCGCCAGTATGATCAGCGGTTTAGTGACCACAGCTGCCTCCATGCCTGTCGACATCGTCAAGACCAG GATTCAGAGTATGAGGATGATCGATGGAAAGCCAGAGTATAAGAATGGTTTG GAGGTGCTTGGCAAGGTGATCCGCAACGAGGGCTTCTTCTCCCTGTGGAAGGGCTTCACGCCGTACTACGCCCGCCTGGGCCCCCACACGGTGCTCACCTTCATCTTCCTGGAGCAGATGAACAAGCTCTACAAGCAACACGTCCTGGAGCGCTAA